One window from the genome of Candidatus Hydrogenedentota bacterium encodes:
- a CDS encoding TetR/AcrR family transcriptional regulator gives MNVAREMFVRDGYEAVTLRSIALAIEYTPGFVYKLFKDKQSLVREIIRRDSDDLRIHLLECLKVGNPVRQLVEMARLYGEWAVTHPNHYRLMLVPPPAWVEQNRELHRQKRIPLEQEALSVLTVLVKEAIGLLKAKYAEPALVAATLWAGIHGVALLEITMTPKDRALLGGKDTTFEARFKTLCDVFLDGFLNDRPE, from the coding sequence ATGAATGTTGCGCGCGAGATGTTTGTGCGCGACGGTTATGAAGCGGTCACCTTGAGAAGCATTGCCCTGGCGATCGAGTATACGCCGGGTTTTGTCTATAAACTTTTCAAGGACAAACAGTCGTTGGTGAGAGAAATCATTCGCAGGGATTCCGATGACCTGCGCATCCATTTACTGGAATGCCTGAAAGTGGGCAACCCCGTTAGGCAGTTGGTTGAAATGGCCCGGTTGTACGGCGAGTGGGCGGTCACGCATCCCAACCATTACCGCCTGATGCTCGTCCCGCCGCCGGCTTGGGTTGAACAAAACCGGGAGCTGCACCGGCAAAAACGCATTCCCCTGGAACAGGAAGCCCTTTCAGTTCTGACTGTGCTTGTCAAAGAAGCCATAGGGTTGCTTAAGGCAAAATATGCGGAACCGGCGCTTGTTGCGGCGACGTTGTGGGCAGGAATTCACGGCGTTGCACTGCTGGAAATCACGATGACGCCAAAAGACAGGGCGCTGCTCGGTGGGAAAGACACTACTTTCGAGGCGCGCTTCAAAACACTGTGTGATGTATTCTTGGATGGTTTTCTCAACGACCGGCCAGAATAG
- a CDS encoding alpha-L-arabinofuranosidase C-terminal domain-containing protein, which translates to MSGAVIRLWADLPGTTINPNIYGHFAEHLGRCVYEGIWVGHKSPIPNEGGLRLDVLAALKQLRAPVVRWPGGCFADMYHWRDGIGSKKERPQTVNIWWRQAEPNRFGTDEFIRFCQAVGCQPYICANVGTGSPREALEWLEYCNFGGDSTLSRARAINDGAKPHGVRYWGIGNENWGCGGRYAAADYAKEFIRYGSFMKALDPSIELIACGCSPMDGQNPAFASWNHDFCNAMPHADLIDHLSLHRYFGRGDGIHFTESEYQALFVDLVAMERDLQLADAVLRYFYPDKQVGLAVDEWGVWHPSAIVDNGLEQANTLRDAVFAGAALNLFNRYAHRVSMANIAQTINVLQCLAMTDKARMVLTPTYHVYDMMRPHMGARLLTQEVESPLLEGHPVGLHKTFSTPALSASASIAAGKILLTVANQTWDQDIETRIDLRGTKAEIASGRILNASSPRDVNTFDAPKTVMPKRIRVEASHGEWVHVFPAHSFTALSLTLA; encoded by the coding sequence ATGAGCGGTGCGGTGATTCGGCTGTGGGCGGATCTTCCCGGGACCACGATAAATCCAAACATTTACGGTCATTTCGCGGAACACTTGGGGCGCTGCGTCTACGAGGGGATTTGGGTGGGACACAAATCGCCGATTCCCAACGAAGGCGGATTGAGGCTCGATGTGTTGGCCGCGCTGAAACAATTGCGTGCGCCGGTCGTACGGTGGCCGGGCGGATGTTTCGCAGACATGTACCATTGGCGCGACGGCATTGGATCAAAGAAAGAACGTCCGCAGACGGTCAACATCTGGTGGCGGCAGGCGGAGCCGAACCGGTTTGGCACGGATGAATTCATCCGCTTCTGCCAGGCGGTGGGTTGTCAGCCCTATATTTGCGCCAACGTGGGGACCGGATCGCCGCGCGAGGCGCTCGAATGGCTTGAATACTGCAATTTCGGCGGTGACTCGACCCTCAGTCGCGCGCGGGCCATCAATGACGGCGCAAAGCCGCACGGCGTCAGATATTGGGGGATCGGCAACGAAAACTGGGGCTGCGGCGGGCGTTATGCCGCGGCGGATTACGCGAAGGAATTCATTCGGTATGGATCATTCATGAAGGCACTCGATCCGTCCATCGAACTCATCGCGTGCGGTTGCAGTCCGATGGACGGCCAGAATCCGGCATTCGCATCGTGGAACCACGACTTTTGCAACGCCATGCCGCATGCGGACCTGATTGACCACCTGAGCCTCCACCGCTACTTCGGACGCGGCGACGGCATCCATTTTACCGAATCGGAATATCAGGCGCTGTTTGTGGACCTTGTCGCGATGGAACGCGATCTGCAACTGGCCGATGCCGTGCTCCGATATTTTTATCCGGACAAGCAGGTCGGATTGGCGGTGGACGAGTGGGGCGTGTGGCATCCGTCGGCCATTGTGGACAATGGCCTCGAACAGGCCAACACCCTGCGCGACGCCGTGTTTGCGGGCGCGGCGCTCAACCTGTTCAACCGGTATGCGCACCGCGTTTCGATGGCGAACATCGCGCAGACCATCAACGTCCTGCAATGTCTTGCAATGACCGACAAGGCCCGGATGGTATTGACGCCGACCTACCATGTATACGATATGATGCGGCCGCATATGGGCGCACGTCTTCTCACCCAGGAAGTCGAAAGTCCTTTGCTGGAAGGGCATCCCGTAGGATTGCACAAAACTTTTTCAACCCCGGCGCTGAGCGCAAGCGCATCCATCGCCGCGGGAAAAATTCTGTTGACGGTTGCGAATCAAACCTGGGATCAAGATATCGAAACACGAATCGATCTTCGCGGCACAAAGGCCGAAATCGCCAGCGGCCGAATCCTGAACGCTTCCTCGCCGCGCGACGTCAACACGTTCGACGCACCCAAGACGGTCATGCCTAAACGCATCCGTGTCGAGGCGTCACACGGCGAGTGGGTGCATGTGTTTCCGGCACATTCCTTCACCGCGTTGAGCCTGACGCTCGCGTGA
- a CDS encoding sialidase family protein: MRINAMVAGLSIVMSLSGLQAQGQRVVDRDYVLVCADAGQGAYEAFPDVCRLKDGRLLCVFYAGYGHVSLPNDALPKGGAVAGCFSSDEGKTWTPAQIVHDGPDDDRDPSVVQLADGRILCNFFSLRAKEGGKWDGLGSWLVESSDGGKTWSEPRCISSTYYCSAPIREMPGGVLVLGLYRETGSDANGAVTLSSDAGRTWSRPVDIDNGGLRLDAETDVIRLKDGAWYAAQRTAKESMRYSVSEDNGKTWSVSQPMGFPGHCPHLHRTPEGIIVCAHRIPNTSLHYSLDECRTWSPNVEVDTVGGAYPSMVTLKDGSILIVYYEEGAGSSIRARKFRVDKDGVTWLTW, from the coding sequence ATGAGAATCAATGCGATGGTAGCGGGCTTGTCGATCGTAATGTCCCTGTCGGGATTGCAGGCACAGGGCCAACGGGTTGTTGACCGGGATTACGTGCTGGTGTGCGCCGACGCGGGGCAGGGCGCGTATGAGGCGTTTCCCGACGTTTGCCGTCTGAAAGACGGCCGCCTTCTCTGTGTGTTCTATGCGGGATACGGCCATGTTTCACTTCCAAACGACGCCCTTCCAAAAGGCGGCGCCGTGGCCGGCTGCTTCTCGTCGGACGAGGGAAAGACGTGGACGCCCGCGCAGATCGTCCACGACGGTCCGGACGACGACCGCGATCCGTCGGTTGTCCAACTGGCCGACGGGCGAATCCTGTGCAATTTCTTTTCGTTGCGGGCCAAGGAAGGCGGCAAATGGGACGGGTTGGGAAGTTGGCTGGTCGAATCGTCCGACGGCGGAAAAACGTGGTCTGAACCGCGTTGCATCAGTTCGACCTACTATTGCAGCGCGCCCATCCGCGAAATGCCCGGCGGGGTGCTGGTTCTGGGTTTGTATCGTGAAACCGGCAGCGACGCCAACGGGGCGGTGACCCTTTCGTCCGACGCCGGCCGAACATGGTCGAGACCGGTTGACATAGACAATGGGGGTCTGCGCCTCGATGCGGAAACGGACGTGATCCGCCTCAAGGATGGCGCGTGGTACGCGGCGCAGCGCACCGCCAAGGAAAGCATGCGGTATTCGGTTTCCGAGGACAACGGCAAGACGTGGAGCGTATCGCAGCCGATGGGATTTCCCGGGCATTGCCCGCATCTGCACCGCACCCCCGAGGGGATTATCGTTTGCGCCCATCGCATCCCCAACACGAGCCTCCACTACTCCCTCGACGAATGCCGGACATGGAGTCCGAATGTCGAAGTGGATACCGTCGGCGGCGCCTATCCGAGCATGGTTACGCTCAAGGACGGCAGCATCCTGATTGTTTATTATGAGGAAGGCGCCGGTTCGAGCATCCGTGCGCGAAAATTCCGTGTGGACAAAGACGGCGTGACATGGCTTACGTGGTGA
- the lon gene encoding endopeptidase La codes for MGRQPKSSDEMPKSAPRGLLPLLPLKEAVVYPRMVVPLMVGRQASVAAVEECLASDRPLFICAQTDPNIELPGMGDLHKIGVTANILQTMRMPDGTLKIVVEGLARASVRRMIQSRGFSEVSVRVFTPVPLQGKKDLALMRMVLTQFEEYVRLSQRIAPEVVMSLRNIPDADVLSDLVCAYLSIRFEERQELLDAIDVRARLEKTANLLMRENDLLKIEQKVRDRVREQMEQNQREYYLHEQLKVIHQELGNREEGDEIVELREAIEKSGMPKDTRERAERELARYQRMPAMSPESAVTRTYLEWLIDMPWQKRTDDALDIEEAQKILDEDHYGLKKVKERILEYLAVRKLSENPHGPILCLVGPPGVGKTSLGKSVARAMNRKFVRVSLGGIRDEAEIRGHRRTYVASLPGRIIQSMKKAGVRNPVFMLDEIDKMSMDFRGDPSAALLEVLDPEQNKAFNDHYLEVDFDLSEVFFITTANNEYEIPPPLHDRMEIVRLPGYTLYEKERIARQFLIPKQMKACGVTDAHLTLTDSGLKVLIERYTREAGVRELERQIANVFRKIARKVVTAVPDAPVCVDADSLPELLGPYEYSAIRAELEPQIGVAVGMAWTSTGGDTLTIETSLMRGKGMLTLTGQLGEVMKESARAAYSYLRANAEALKISPSFYRNTDLHVHAPEGAIPKDGPSAGIALTVSMLSALRNVAPKGPFAMTGEITLRGRVLPVGGIKEKVIAAHRAGMRHIILPRENEKDLVEIPKEIRDETTFTLVKEIGEVLAMTFD; via the coding sequence ATGGGACGCCAACCGAAATCATCCGACGAAATGCCGAAGAGCGCACCGCGCGGTCTGTTGCCGTTGCTGCCTCTGAAAGAAGCCGTTGTCTACCCGCGCATGGTGGTGCCGCTGATGGTGGGCCGTCAGGCGTCCGTCGCGGCGGTCGAGGAATGCCTCGCCTCGGACCGTCCGCTGTTCATTTGCGCGCAGACGGATCCGAACATCGAATTGCCGGGCATGGGAGATCTGCACAAGATCGGCGTGACCGCCAATATCCTTCAGACCATGCGGATGCCGGATGGAACATTGAAGATCGTCGTCGAGGGTCTCGCGCGCGCGTCCGTGCGCCGAATGATCCAAAGCCGGGGGTTTTCCGAGGTATCCGTGCGTGTGTTTACCCCCGTGCCACTGCAAGGCAAGAAGGATTTGGCGTTGATGCGGATGGTTTTGACGCAATTTGAGGAGTATGTGCGCCTCAGCCAACGTATTGCGCCCGAGGTCGTCATGTCGTTGCGCAACATACCGGACGCGGATGTCCTGTCGGATCTGGTGTGCGCCTATCTTTCGATCCGATTCGAGGAACGGCAGGAACTGCTTGACGCCATTGATGTCCGTGCGCGACTCGAAAAAACCGCCAATCTCCTCATGCGTGAGAACGATCTGTTGAAAATCGAGCAGAAAGTCCGGGATCGCGTTCGTGAACAGATGGAACAGAACCAACGCGAATACTACCTGCACGAACAACTCAAAGTCATTCATCAGGAATTGGGCAATCGGGAGGAAGGCGATGAGATTGTCGAACTCCGCGAAGCCATAGAAAAATCCGGCATGCCCAAGGATACCCGCGAACGCGCCGAACGCGAACTGGCGCGCTATCAGCGCATGCCTGCGATGAGCCCCGAAAGCGCGGTGACGCGCACGTATCTCGAGTGGCTGATTGACATGCCCTGGCAAAAACGCACCGATGACGCCCTCGATATCGAAGAGGCCCAGAAAATTCTCGACGAGGATCACTATGGATTGAAAAAGGTGAAGGAGCGCATCCTCGAATACCTTGCCGTTCGCAAATTGAGCGAGAATCCACACGGTCCCATCCTGTGCCTGGTTGGACCGCCGGGTGTGGGCAAGACCTCGCTGGGCAAGTCGGTCGCGCGGGCAATGAACCGCAAGTTTGTGCGCGTGTCGCTCGGTGGCATACGCGACGAGGCCGAAATCCGCGGACACCGGCGCACCTACGTCGCGTCGTTGCCCGGACGCATCATTCAGAGTATGAAAAAGGCGGGGGTGCGTAATCCCGTGTTTATGCTCGACGAGATCGACAAGATGAGCATGGATTTCCGGGGCGATCCGTCCGCCGCCCTGCTTGAAGTGTTGGATCCCGAGCAGAACAAGGCGTTCAACGATCATTATCTCGAAGTGGACTTCGATCTCAGCGAGGTCTTTTTCATCACGACGGCGAACAATGAGTACGAGATACCGCCGCCGCTGCACGACCGCATGGAAATCGTTCGCCTGCCAGGCTATACGTTGTATGAGAAAGAACGTATCGCGCGCCAGTTTCTCATCCCGAAACAGATGAAGGCGTGCGGAGTAACCGATGCCCATCTGACGCTTACGGACAGCGGATTGAAGGTGTTGATCGAGCGCTATACGCGCGAGGCCGGCGTTCGCGAACTCGAACGGCAGATCGCCAATGTTTTCCGCAAGATTGCCCGCAAAGTCGTCACCGCCGTTCCCGATGCGCCTGTATGCGTGGATGCGGATTCCCTGCCCGAACTGCTGGGCCCTTACGAATACAGCGCGATCCGCGCGGAACTCGAACCGCAGATCGGCGTGGCGGTCGGCATGGCGTGGACCAGCACCGGCGGCGACACGCTGACCATTGAAACTTCCCTTATGAGAGGCAAAGGCATGCTCACGCTGACAGGCCAGCTGGGCGAAGTAATGAAGGAATCGGCCCGCGCCGCCTATAGTTACCTGCGGGCCAATGCCGAAGCCTTGAAGATCTCGCCGTCGTTCTACCGAAACACGGATCTGCACGTCCATGCGCCCGAAGGGGCCATTCCCAAGGACGGGCCTTCCGCGGGGATCGCGCTAACCGTTTCCATGCTTTCCGCATTGCGCAACGTTGCGCCGAAGGGACCGTTTGCAATGACGGGTGAAATTACCCTGCGCGGACGCGTGTTGCCGGTTGGCGGCATCAAGGAAAAAGTGATCGCCGCTCATCGTGCCGGTATGCGGCACATCATTCTTCCCCGGGAAAACGAAAAAGACTTGGTGGAGATACCGAAGGAAATCCGCGACGAAACCACGTTTACCCTTGTCAAGGAAATCGGCGAAGTGCTTGCGATGACGTTCGATTGA
- a CDS encoding Gfo/Idh/MocA family oxidoreductase: MGSQISRRNFMKGVAAAAASPVFAAGCATASEKRAAPSERVVMAGIGMGWMGTSNIEEFLKRGDVQVVAVCDVDRNHLIASRDMINQAYGNKDCAIYNEFEELLARNDLDAVMIALPDHWHALPAIAAAKAGLDIYGEKPLSHSLVEGRAICEAVKRHKRIWQTGSWQRSVSNFRRAAELVRNGRLGKIRCVEVGLGQGHTDYAKNKEQTTPCDPPPELDFDRWLGPAPKAPYCPARVHKNWRWVMAHGGGTLLDWVGHHLDIAHWGLGLDETGPVTVEGTGVIPSGQLWDAPTDYDCTCTYADGLVIKISSKYPMGTKWIGDDGWLFVTRGETQANPVSLRTEKVGDGAIRLYHSDDHHGNFIECVKSRKETITPCEIAHRSASVGHLCNIAIYTGRKIHWDPEKEEIIGDPGAAAMLSPSYRPPWKLG, encoded by the coding sequence ATGGGATCTCAAATTTCACGCAGGAATTTCATGAAAGGCGTCGCGGCGGCGGCAGCCTCGCCGGTTTTTGCCGCCGGATGCGCAACGGCATCCGAAAAACGGGCCGCGCCCAGCGAACGGGTCGTGATGGCCGGCATCGGCATGGGTTGGATGGGCACATCAAATATCGAGGAATTTCTGAAGCGTGGCGATGTTCAGGTCGTGGCGGTATGTGATGTGGACCGGAACCATTTGATCGCGTCGCGCGACATGATCAATCAAGCCTACGGCAACAAGGATTGCGCGATCTACAACGAATTCGAGGAATTGCTTGCACGCAACGATCTCGACGCCGTCATGATTGCACTGCCGGATCACTGGCATGCCCTGCCGGCAATTGCGGCCGCCAAGGCCGGTCTCGATATCTATGGGGAAAAACCCCTGTCGCATTCGTTGGTCGAGGGCAGGGCTATCTGCGAGGCGGTGAAACGACACAAGCGGATCTGGCAAACCGGCAGTTGGCAGCGCAGCGTGTCCAATTTCCGGCGGGCCGCCGAACTGGTGCGAAACGGACGCCTCGGGAAAATACGGTGCGTGGAAGTCGGGCTTGGCCAAGGCCACACGGACTACGCGAAAAACAAGGAACAGACGACCCCCTGTGATCCTCCGCCAGAACTCGACTTCGACCGATGGCTCGGCCCCGCGCCCAAGGCGCCCTACTGCCCCGCGCGCGTCCATAAAAATTGGCGCTGGGTCATGGCGCACGGCGGCGGCACCCTGCTCGACTGGGTCGGCCACCATCTCGACATCGCACACTGGGGCCTTGGACTCGATGAAACCGGTCCCGTGACTGTCGAGGGCACCGGTGTCATCCCGTCGGGCCAACTGTGGGATGCGCCGACCGATTATGACTGCACCTGCACCTACGCCGATGGCCTCGTTATCAAGATCAGCAGCAAATACCCGATGGGCACAAAATGGATCGGCGACGACGGCTGGCTGTTCGTGACCCGCGGCGAAACCCAGGCCAATCCCGTTTCCCTGCGCACCGAAAAAGTCGGCGACGGCGCCATCCGCCTCTACCACAGCGACGACCATCATGGCAACTTCATCGAGTGCGTGAAATCGCGAAAAGAAACCATCACCCCCTGCGAGATTGCCCACCGATCCGCTTCGGTCGGCCATCTCTGCAATATCGCCATCTACACCGGGCGTAAGATTCACTGGGATCCGGAGAAAGAGGAAATCATCGGCGATCCCGGCGCTGCGGCTATGCTCAGTCCTTCTTACCGTCCTCCATGGAAACTCGGTTGA
- a CDS encoding PIG-L family deacetylase: MGKHVAFAVAAHPDDVEFMMAGTLLLLGEAGYELHTMNICNGSCGTAVEDRDAIVARRTQEAREAARTLGAVFHEPLVDDLDLFYERRIVDRMVSIVREVQPSIVLLSSPQDYMEDHMNACRVVVTAVFCRGMRNYPAVPPRPVYMGEVTLYHALPWGLRDSLRRIVTAGQYADISTVLARKREALACHKSQKEWLDASQGLDSYLITMEEMAREVGRQSGRFEYAEGWRRHLHLGFCAENADPLADALGEKCVVSEEYERALVRTPNN, encoded by the coding sequence ATGGGCAAACATGTGGCATTCGCGGTGGCGGCGCATCCCGACGACGTCGAATTCATGATGGCGGGCACGTTGCTGTTGTTGGGCGAAGCCGGATACGAACTGCATACGATGAACATCTGCAACGGCAGTTGCGGCACGGCCGTCGAGGATCGCGACGCCATCGTTGCGCGCCGGACGCAGGAGGCCCGCGAGGCCGCGCGCACGCTGGGCGCCGTTTTCCACGAACCGCTTGTGGACGATCTCGATCTCTTTTACGAACGGCGAATCGTGGACCGCATGGTGTCCATTGTGCGCGAGGTGCAACCTTCCATTGTTCTTCTCTCTTCGCCGCAAGATTATATGGAAGACCACATGAACGCCTGCCGGGTCGTCGTGACGGCCGTTTTTTGCCGGGGCATGCGCAATTATCCCGCCGTTCCGCCCCGCCCGGTCTACATGGGCGAGGTCACGCTGTACCACGCGCTGCCGTGGGGATTGCGCGACAGTCTGCGGCGCATCGTCACGGCGGGTCAGTATGCCGACATTTCGACCGTCCTCGCGCGCAAACGGGAAGCGCTCGCCTGCCATAAAAGCCAGAAGGAATGGCTCGACGCCAGCCAAGGACTCGACAGTTATCTCATCACCATGGAGGAGATGGCGCGCGAAGTCGGCCGCCAGTCCGGTCGCTTCGAGTATGCGGAAGGTTGGCGCCGGCATCTCCACCTTGGCTTTTGCGCTGAAAACGCCGATCCGCTCGCCGACGCCCTCGGAGAGAAGTGCGTCGTGTCCGAAGAATACGAGCGGGCGCTTGTTCGCACTCCGAACAATTGA
- a CDS encoding segregation/condensation protein A, protein MAKMTAPKTEIAPPEESFIVDEATDAVLRLQLDKFEGPFEVLLYLIKSQEIDIFDIPIVKITEQYIRFLELLRDRNLDVAGEFLVMAATLIHIKSKMILPVEQDDEDEEVEEEDPRLDLVTKLLEYRKFRDVAKRLQDMEDMRGNWFTRSVKPDIPPDEDGEELPELGLYDLIEAFRGVLRFITDDLAHTVIGEGASVDEKIAHIEEQLASKKSIAWVDLFRECRSRVELVCCFLAILELCRMGKIRAHQSGTFGEIRLFARENATETGE, encoded by the coding sequence ATGGCCAAAATGACCGCCCCCAAAACGGAGATAGCCCCTCCGGAAGAGTCGTTTATCGTTGACGAGGCGACCGATGCGGTGCTGCGCCTGCAACTCGACAAGTTCGAGGGACCGTTCGAGGTCCTTTTGTACCTAATCAAGTCTCAGGAAATAGATATCTTCGATATTCCAATCGTAAAGATCACCGAACAATACATTCGTTTCCTGGAATTATTGCGCGACCGGAATTTGGATGTCGCCGGCGAATTTCTCGTGATGGCCGCAACGCTGATCCATATCAAATCGAAGATGATATTGCCCGTCGAACAGGATGACGAAGACGAGGAAGTCGAAGAGGAAGATCCACGGCTCGATCTGGTGACGAAACTTCTCGAATACCGCAAGTTTCGTGACGTCGCGAAGCGCCTCCAAGACATGGAGGATATGCGCGGCAACTGGTTCACGCGAAGCGTCAAGCCGGATATCCCCCCCGATGAGGACGGCGAGGAACTGCCCGAACTGGGCCTTTACGATCTGATCGAGGCGTTTCGCGGTGTCTTGCGCTTCATCACGGACGACCTGGCGCATACGGTAATCGGAGAAGGCGCGTCGGTTGACGAAAAAATCGCGCACATCGAAGAACAACTCGCCTCGAAAAAGAGCATCGCATGGGTGGACCTTTTCCGGGAATGCCGCAGCCGTGTTGAACTGGTCTGTTGCTTTCTAGCCATTCTTGAACTTTGCCGGATGGGCAAGATTCGGGCGCATCAAAGCGGGACTTTCGGCGAGATACGATTGTTCGCGCGGGAAAACGCGACGGAAACCGGGGAATAA
- a CDS encoding MFS transporter yields the protein MSRRLKFRLSLMMFLEYFVPGATVPVLSLYLKNHLHFPAYQVGEILAMPALAGFLAPFFMSHIADRFISSERLLGLCHLLAAGTMIILARQTEFLPFLALFCVYGLLFTPTFGLTNAIALHHVPDARRDFGGIRMWGTAGWVVVAWAFGYFWLRGGLGDDRLPHALYVSAFTSCVLAAYSFTLPRSHVRAVDRSTLMYWNALRVFAQPGLILLCVLTFVNSMVHQFYYFGMSPFLSQLGYRGSYIMPAMSIGQISEVVVLGLLGACLARIGIKRAMIIGAFAQGLRYIAFAVGEPTGLILAAIATHGVCYAFFFTAGYIYIDRHSTPETRAGAQQIFTIMISGLGVLGGSLASGFTGQLFTDPATGHIHYGLFWLVPAALGLAVSAVLAFRFKEQA from the coding sequence GTGTCCCGCCGCTTGAAGTTCAGACTTTCCCTGATGATGTTTCTGGAATATTTTGTTCCCGGCGCGACGGTTCCCGTGCTCAGCCTGTACCTGAAAAATCATCTGCATTTTCCCGCTTACCAGGTCGGCGAGATCTTGGCCATGCCCGCGCTGGCGGGTTTCCTCGCGCCGTTTTTCATGTCGCACATCGCGGACCGTTTCATCAGTTCGGAACGCCTGCTGGGCCTCTGCCATCTGCTGGCCGCCGGCACGATGATCATCCTGGCCCGGCAGACGGAATTCCTCCCCTTCCTGGCGCTTTTTTGCGTCTACGGCCTTTTGTTCACGCCGACCTTTGGCCTGACCAACGCCATCGCGTTGCATCACGTTCCCGATGCCCGGCGCGACTTCGGCGGGATACGCATGTGGGGCACCGCGGGCTGGGTCGTCGTTGCTTGGGCATTTGGGTATTTCTGGCTGCGGGGCGGTCTAGGCGACGACCGTCTTCCCCACGCCCTGTACGTCTCCGCGTTCACTTCGTGCGTCCTCGCGGCCTACTCGTTCACGCTGCCCCGCTCGCATGTCCGGGCCGTGGACCGTTCCACGCTCATGTACTGGAACGCGCTGCGCGTTTTCGCGCAACCGGGCCTGATCCTGCTTTGCGTCCTCACCTTTGTCAACAGCATGGTGCATCAATTCTATTATTTCGGAATGAGTCCCTTTTTGAGCCAACTCGGATATCGCGGCAGTTATATCATGCCCGCCATGAGCATCGGCCAGATTTCCGAAGTCGTCGTGCTGGGTCTGCTGGGCGCGTGCCTCGCGCGGATTGGAATCAAGCGCGCCATGATCATCGGCGCGTTTGCGCAGGGTCTGCGTTACATCGCTTTTGCCGTCGGCGAGCCGACGGGGCTCATTCTGGCCGCCATCGCCACCCACGGCGTTTGCTACGCATTCTTCTTCACCGCCGGGTATATTTACATTGATCGCCATAGCACCCCCGAAACGCGCGCGGGCGCGCAACAGATCTTCACCATCATGATTTCCGGATTGGGCGTGCTCGGCGGTTCCCTCGCGTCAGGTTTCACGGGCCAATTGTTCACCGATCCCGCGACCGGCCATATCCATTACGGATTGTTCTGGCTGGTTCCCGCCGCACTCGGCCTTGCCGTTTCGGCCGTGTTGGCGTTCCGGTTCAAGGAACAGGCCTGA